The following coding sequences lie in one Miscanthus floridulus cultivar M001 chromosome 9, ASM1932011v1, whole genome shotgun sequence genomic window:
- the LOC136480541 gene encoding secreted RxLR effector protein 161-like: protein MEAELQSIRENNTWSLSDLPKDHRAIGLKYRSIIGSLRYLVNTRPNTAYAVGIASRFMEAPAKEHWSVVKRIVRYIAGTLDYGCKFQKGERVGPNLLGFTDRDCLGDLVYRKSTSGIIFYLGSNLVTSASQKQKVVALSSCEAEYIAAALGACQGVWLNRLMAELVGGEAKKFRLLIDNQSAIELAKNPVFHERSKQIDTRYHYIRDCIEKDMVDVDHVGTDEQVVDILTKPLGRIKFVEFRQKLGVVPVQLD from the exons ATGGAAGCTGAGCTTCAGTCAATCAGAGAGAATAACACTTGGTCCTTGTCAGATTTGCCTAAGGATCACAGGGCAATAGGACTGAA GTACAGGAGTATAATTGGCAGCTTGAGGTACTTGGTGAATACAAGACCTAACACAGCTTATGCAGTGGGCATTGCTAGCAGATTCATGGAAGCACCAGCCAAGGAACATTGGTCTGTAGTCAAGAGAATTGTGAGGTATATTGCTGGCACACTTGACTATGGCTGCAAATTTCAGAAAGGAGAACGAGTTGGTCCCAACCTGTTGGGGTTTACTGACAGAGATTGCTTAGGTGATTTGGTTTACAGAAAGAGCACTTCTGGGATAATCTTCTATCTTGGCTCAAATCTGGTGACTTCGGCTTCACAGAAACAAAAGGTGGTTGCATTATCATCTTGTGAAGCTGAGTATATTGCTGCAGCTTTGGGAGCATGTCAGGGAGTGTGGCTGAATCGGCTGATGGCAGAACTGGTAGGAGGTGAAGCTAAAAAATTCAGGCTCCTGATTGATAACCAGTCGGCTATTGAGCTAGCAAAAAACCCTGTGTTTCATGAGAGGAGTAAACAAATTGATACTCGGTATCATTACATCCGAGACTGCATAGAGAAGGACATGGTTGATGTTGATCATGTTGGGACAGACGAGCAGGTGGTTGACATTCTGACGAAGCCTCTTGGAAGAATCAAATTTGTGGAGTTTAGACAGAAGCTTGGTGTCGTTCCGGTGCAACTGGATTAA